Proteins encoded within one genomic window of Oscillatoria salina IIICB1:
- a CDS encoding DUF427 domain-containing protein has translation MPKAIWNGAVLAESDNCEVVESNYYFPPDSVNQEYFQASNTHTTCPWKGVASYYTIQVDGKENKDAAWYYPQAKDKAKNIEGYVAFWKGVKVEA, from the coding sequence ATGCCCAAAGCAATCTGGAATGGTGCTGTCTTAGCAGAAAGCGATAACTGCGAAGTTGTCGAAAGTAATTACTATTTCCCTCCTGACTCAGTTAACCAGGAGTATTTTCAAGCAAGCAATACCCATACTACCTGTCCCTGGAAGGGTGTCGCTAGTTACTATACTATCCAAGTAGACGGCAAAGAAAATAAGGATGCTGCTTGGTATTATCCCCAAGCTAAGGATAAAGCGAAAAATATTGAAGGTTATGTCGCTTTTTGGAAAGGTGTCAAAGTAGAAGCTTAA